The following DNA comes from Microbacterium foliorum.
CCCTCGGCAACAAGAACGAGAAGATGCTCAGCGTCTTCGCCGACCACCCCGCCAACCTCGCGCTGCTCACCGCCGAGTGGCACAAGCCCACGCTCTACGACGAGTTCCTGCGCTACGCGTCGCGGCGCGGCCTGCCGATCCCGGCCGAGATCCTCGACCGCGACGTGCGCCTCCCTTACCGGGAGACCCAGGAGCTCGTGCCCGCGATCCGCGAGATCTACCAGAACCACCAGCAGCACTGGGACCTCTACGAGGCCTGCGAAGACCTCGTCGATCTCGAGGACAACTTCCAGTTCTGGCGCTTCCGTCACCTGAAGACCGTCGCGCGCACGATCGGCATGAAGGTCGGCACCGGCGGCTCGAGCGGAGTCGGCTTCCTGCAGCGCGCGCTCGACCTGACGTTCTTCCCCGAGCTCTACACCGTGCGCACCGAGATCGGCGGCTGATGCACGCGGCGACCTTCTTCGACGGCGAAGGATGGCGCGACGGCATCGTCGAGTTCGACGGCGAGCGGATGCTGCTGCGCGACGAGTCGCCGGCATCCGATCTGCACCTCCCCGGTCTGCCGAGGCTCGACGGCGTGATCATCGGCGGCTTCACCGACCACCACGTGCACCTGCAGCTCGTCGATCACGAGCTGCTGCGCGGGTCGACGCTCGGCCGCGTGATCGACCTCGGCGCGAATCCGACGGTTGTCGCCACGCTCTCCGCTGCCCTGCGCGAGGCTGGAAAAGCATGCGCGAACTCGAGCGGGGCCAAAAACGCATCCGCAGATCCTCGCGGGGCCAAAAGCGCATCCGAAACGACGGTTTCCGATGCGTTTTTGACCCCGCACCAGAGAACGACACCGCATGAGACACCGCACCGGACACCGCACCCTGTCTCGATCGAGTTCGCCGGCGCGTTCCTCACGCCCGTCGGCGGCTATCCGAGCGACCGCGACTGGGCACCAGAGGGGTCGTTCCGCGAGATCGCGGACAGGGCGACCGCCGAACGGGCGGTGGCCGAGATGGCGGATGCCGGAGCATCCTGCATCAAGGTCGCGAGCAACGCCACCGCAGGCCCCGTCTTCGACGATGACCTGTTCCGCGCTATCGTCGTCGCTGCATCCGCACACGGCCTCTCCGTCGTCGCCCACGCCGAAGGCGCGGGAGAAGCACAGCGCGCAGCCCGCCTCGGCGCCGCGCGCCTCGCCCACTCACCGTTCACCGAGCGCTTCGACGATGCCGAGATCACCACCCAGGCGGCATCCCTCTCGTGGATCTCGACGCTCGCGATCCACGACGCCGACAGCGCGGAAAGGACCATGGTCGTCGACAATGTGCGCCGCTTCCACGCGGCCGGCGGCTCCGTGCTCTACGGGACCGACATGGGCAACGGCCCGACGCCCGTCGGACTGAACTCCGCCGAGCTCGCCGCCCTCCGCGACGCCGGGATCGACGGCATCGACCTGCTCCGCACGCTCGCCCCGCAGAACCCTCTCGACCCCGCATCCGTGCTCCTGAAACTTTCCGGCACCGACGCCGATCCGACACTCGCCCGCCCGCTGACCAGCGCCGATCTGAAGGCTTGACATGACCGACACCCGCGACGCCGCGACCATCGAACGCTCGCTCCTCGACCTCGCCGGCGCCCTCGATGCCGCCGACCCGCTGCACGCCCACCTCGACGCGTTCGTCGAGGCTCCGGGGGTCGGCGCCTACCTCGACGGCAATTCGCTCGGTCGACCACTCAAGGACACTCCCGAGAAGCTCGCCGCGTTCGTGCGCGACGACTGGGGCACAAGGCTGATCCGCTCGTGGGACGAGCAGTGGATGGCGCTGCCGATGGAGCTCGGCGATCGCATCGGGCGCGTCACCCTCGGTGCCGCCGCGGGGCAGACCGTCGTGGCCGACTCGACCAGCGTGCTGATCTACAAGCTGATGCGCGCCGCCGCGACCGCAGACCCGGCCCGCACCGAGCTCGTGATCGAGTCGGGCAACTTCCCCACCGACCGGTTCATGGCCGAGGGCGTCGCCGCCGAGACCGGCATGACGGTGCGGTGGATCGAGCCCGATCCGGTGCTCGGAGTGCAGATCGCCGACGTGGTCGCCGCCATCTCCGAGCGCACGGCTCTCGTCTCGCTCAGCCACGTCGACTACCGTTCCGGCGCCCTCGCCGACATGCCCGGCATCACGACCGCGGTGCACGAGGTGGGCGCGCTGATGATGTGGGACCTATGCCACTCGGCCGGCGTGATCCCGATGCAGCTCGACGCCTGGGGCGTCGACATGGCGGTCGGATGCACGTACAAGTACCTCAACGGCGGCCCCGGCTCCCCCGCGTTCGCCTACCTGCGACGCGAGCACCAGGGCGTCCTGCGCCAGCCGATCCAGGGCTGGTGGAGCGCCGCAGACATCTTCGCGATGGGTCCGCAGTACGCGCCGGCCGGCGATATCCGGCAGCTGCTCAGCGGCACTCCGCCGATCACCTCGATGCTCGCGATGCAGGGGATGCTCGACCTCATCGAGCAGGCGTCGATCGAGGCGATCCGCGAGAAGTCGCTCTCCCTCACCGACTTCGCCGTGCGCGCGTACGACGAAGCGCTGGCGCCCCTCGGCGTGCGGCTGCTCAGCACGCGCGACGCCGCACTTCGCGGCAGCCACGTCACGATCGGCCACCCCGACTTCCGCGCCGTGACGCAGCGACTGTGGGCCGACGGGATCATTCCCGACTTCCGCTTCCCCGACGGCATCCGCCTGGGGCTCTCGCCGCTCAGCACCTCGTATGCCGAGACGCTCACCGGCATCCTCGCCGTGCGCGACGCCCTGGAGTCGCATGACCGCTGAGCTCGCCGAGCATCCCGAGACGGGCCCCGTGCTCGACGACATCGATGCGCGCCCCGGCAGCACGGCATCCCTGCTGCGCACCCTGGTGGGGCTGTACCTGCGCCCGCTCGGCGGCTGGATCTCGGCGGCCGACCTGGTCGCACTCGCCGGCGATCTCGGGATCCCCACGGCGCAGGCGCGCACCGGCGTCACCCGCCTCAAGCAGAAGGGGCTGCTGCTCGCCGAGCGCCGGCACGCGATCGGCTATCTGCTGAATCCGGATGCCGCCACGATGCTCGAGCGGGGCGACCGACGCATCTTCGAGATGCGCGAGATGACGGATGCCGACACGTGGTGCCTCATCTCGTTCTCGATGCCCGAGAGCGCCCGCGCGACGAGACACCAGCTCCGCCGCCGCCTGCAGTGGATCGGGGCGGGCGTCGTATCCCCCGCCCTGTGGATCTGCCCCGGGCATCTGCAGGGCGAGGTGCTCGACATCGTCGACGACCTCGACGCCAGAGACTGGGTGACGCTGTTCCAGGCCGGCGCACCGACGACCGCGCGCACGCTGCCCGAGGCAGCCGCGGACTGGTGGGACCTCGACGCGCTGCGCGCCGAGCACCTCGAGTTCCAGTCGTCGCTCGAGACGCTTCCGGACGCGCCGTTCGCCGCCTACGTGCGGCTGATCGACCGCTGGCGCGTGCTGCCCTACATCGATCCGGGCCTGCCGCCCTCGATGCTCCCGGCCGACTGGCCGGGCAGGCGCAGCGTCGACGAGTTCCAGAGGCTGTCGACGGAGCTGTCGGATGCCGCGTGGCAGCGCGTGCGGGAGATCACCTCGGCGGCGCGGTCGTAGCCCGCACCACCAGCCGCGTCGGCAGGATCACGTGCATCTCGTCGACCTCCTGCCCCGAGAGCAGCGTGAACACCATGTCGGCCGCGACGGCGCCGAGTCTACGCATCGGCTGCTGGATCGTCGTGAGCGGCAGCGCCCGCCTGGTGGCCTCGGGCACGTCATCGAACCCGATCACAGACAGATCGTCCGGCACCCGCAGACCCAGCTCGTGGGCGACGTCGATCACCGCGATCGCCGACAGGTCGTTCGCCGCGAAGATCGCCGTCGGTCGGGACTCGCCGCTCAGCATGATGCGGGCGGATTCCCTGGTCACATCGAGCTCGTAGCGGCCGATGCCGACGAGTGACGGATCGAGAGGGATCCCTGCGTCCGAGAGTGCCCTGCGGTAGCCGGCATCGCGGAGCCCGGCGGATCTGAGGTCGGGGCGACCTGCGAGGAAGCCGATGCGGCGGTGGCCGAGCTCGATCAGGTGTCTGGTCGCAGTGAGCGCGCCACCGAAGCTGTCGGATTCGACCGTGGGCAGGTCAGCACGACCCGTATGGGGATCGATCGCGACCACCGGGATCTCGGTGCCGGCGCTGACGACCGTCGGGGTGACCATGATCGCGGCATCGATCAGCGTGCCCGAGAGTCTGCTCAGCGATCGCCGCTCCCAGCCGTCGCCTGCGCCGAGGTGCGAACCGCTGTAGGCGAGCAGGTCGAACGCCGTGTCGTGCACGGCCGAGCCGACGCCTTTGAGGATCTCCGCACTGAAGGGTTCGAAGTCCGCCAGGAGCACACCGATCACACCCGTTCGCCGAGCCCTCATGCTGCTCGCGACGAGGCTCGACTCGTACCCGAGCTGCTTCACGGCGTCGAGGACCCGCTGCACGGTGGCATCCGCTATCCCATATCGGCCGTTCACGGCTTTCGAGACGGTCGACACCGACACTCCAGCCGCTTTCGCGACGTCGTGGATCGTCGTGCGTGCCCCCATGAGACGCCAGCGTAGCCGGGTTTCCAGATCGATGGAAACTGTTTTCGAAAACGTTTGACGATCGACTGGTCCGGCTGGAGACTCATGCCACTGCGGTCTCACCTGAGCGTCCGCAGGCGCCCCGCAGCGAAGCGGCGCGCAACTCGATGAGGAGAACGATCACATGAACAGCAGAAGGCTCCCCCTCGCCTCCGCGGTCGCAGCATTGGCCGTCGGAGCGCTCGCGCTCTCGGGCTGCACCGCAGACTCGTCCGGCACCGACGGCGGCGACACCAGCATGACCCTCTGGCACAACTCGACGACAGGCCCCGGAGTGGAGTTCTGGGAGCAGACGGTCGCCGACTTCGAGAGCGACAATCCGGGCGTCACGATCGACATCCAATCGGTCCAGAACGAGGATCTCGACGGCAAGCTGCAGACCGCCCTCAACTCGGGAGACGCCCCCGACATCTTCCTGCAGCGCGGCGGCGGCAAGATGGCCGCGATGGTCAAGGCCGGCCAGCTGAAGGACCTCACCGACGCGATCGCAGGCCCCGCGGCCGAAGAGATCCCCGATGCGTCGTACTCGGCGAACAGCCTCGACGGCAAGATCTACGCCATGCCCGTCGCCGTGCTGCCCGGTGGCCTGTTCTACAGCCAAGACCTCTTCGACCAGGCGGGGATCACCGAGAACCCGACGACCCTCGACGAGCTCGAGGCGGCCACGGTCGCCCTCAAGGGCGCCGGGATCGACCCCATCGCCCTCGGCGCCAAGGACGCCTGGCCCGCAGCGCACTGGTACTACTGGTTCGCCCTGCGCGAGTGCAGCTCCGACACACTCGCCAAGGCCGCCGACGAGATGGACTTCACCGACGAGTGCTGGGTGCGTGCGGGTGAGGACCTGCAGTCGTTCGCCGAGACCGAGCCCTTCAACTCGGGCTTCCTGACGACTCCTGCCCAGCAGGGCGCCGGCAGCTCTGCCGGGCTGATCGCCAACCACCAGGCCGCCATGGAGCTCATGGGCGCGTGGAACCCCGGCGTCATCGGCTCGCTCACTCCTGACCAGCAGCCGCTGGCCGACCTCGGCTGGTTCCCCTTCCCCGAGATCGACGGCGGAGACGGCGAACCCGGTTCGATGATGGGTGGCGTCGACGGCTACTCGTGCTCGGTCGACGCACCCGACGCATGCGTCGACTTCCTGAACTACATCGGCACCTCGGACGTGCAGACCGCCTACTACAAGGCCTTCAACGCCCCGCCGGTCAACACCGTCGCGCAGGAGGCCGTCACCGAGCCCTACCTGCAGACCATCCTCGAGGCGTACAACGCGGCTCCGTACGCGACGCAGTGGCTCGACACCGTCTACGGCCAGAACGTGGGCAACGCACTGAACGTCGCAGTGGTCGATCTGCTCGCGGGCAACAGCGACGCGGAGGACCTGGTCAAGGCTGTGCAGGATGCCGCAGCGAAAGCGTGACACGCGTGCCCGGCTGGAAGTGATGCTTCTGGCCGGGCCCGCCCTGCTCGTCTTCCTCGCCTTCGTCATCTTCCCGGTGCTGATGGCGGCGTACTACGGCTTCTTCAGCTGGCAGGGCTACGGCCCGCCCACCGAGTTCGTCGGGCTGAAGAACTACCTCACGATCCTCCAGGATCCGCTGTTCCACGACGCGCTCGCGCACAACGGCTTCATCCTGGTGTTCTCCCTCGTGCTCCAGGGTCCGGTCGCCATCGTGCTGGCGCTGCTGCTGAACCGCAAGATGCGAGGTCAGTCGCTGATCCGCGTGCTGATCTTCGTGCCCTACGTGATCTCCGAGGTCGTCGTGGGCACGGGGTGGAGCCTGATGCTGCAGACCAACGGCGCGCTCAACGCGATGCTGACGAACATGGGTCTGGGGTTCCTGGCGACCGATTGGCTGTCTGACCCCGGGATCGCGATCTGGACGCTGATGGCGATCATCACGTGGAAGTACGTGGGCTTCGCGGTCATCCTGTTCCTCGCCGGCCTGCAGGGCATTCCGGAGGAGCTGAACGAGGCCGCGGCCATCGACGGCGCCTCCTACTGGCAGATCCAGTGGCGGATCACGCTGCCGCTGCTCGCGCCGACCCTGCGCATCTGGGCGTTCCTGTCGATCATCGGCTCGCTGCAGCTGTTCGACCTCGTCTACATCATCTGGGGGCAGTACATCGCATCCACCGCGGGCACCTCGACCATGGCGACGTACATGGTCTCGGAGGGGCGCAACGCCGGCAACTACGGCTACGGCAACGCGGTCGCGGTCGTGCTCTTCCTCATCTCGCTCGTGGTCGCTCTCATCTATCAGCGCGCCGTGCTGCGCAAGGACACGGACGGCGCCCTCACCGGCGCCTCGGGCAGGAAGAAGGACTCCCGCTCGCGCGCCCGGCAGGATGCCGCCCTGCAGCATGCCGGCGCAGAGGCCGACGCGGCTGCAGACGCCACCACACAGAAGGAGTCCGTCCGATGACCGCCACCTCGGTGCTCGTCACCCAGCGCAAGGCCCGCACGGGTCGCACCGCGAAGCCCCGGCTGCCGTGGGCCAACCCCGCCGTGTACTTCGTCGCGCTGATCGCGGTCGGTCTGATGCTGGCGCCCATCGCCTACATCATCACCGGCGGGTTCCGCACGAACGCGCAGATCACGACCGATCCGTCCGGGTTCCCGCAGCCGTGGGTGGTGTCGAACTACCTCGACGTACTCACCGGCAGCGTGTTCTGGCGACTGGTGGGCAACTCGACCATCGTCGCTCTCGCGACCACCGTCGGCACGGTCGCCCTGGGACTGATGGCGGCCTACGTCCTCGCGAGGTACCGGTTCGCCGGCCGAGGAGTGCTCTACGCCTTCTTCGCCGCAGGGCTGATGTTCCCTCTGACCGTCGCGATCACCCCGCTGTACATCGTGGTGCGCAGTCTCGGACTGATGAACTCGCTCGGCGGAGTGATCCTGCCCCAGATCGCGTTCGCGCTGCCGACGACCATCATCATCCTCGTGCCGTTCCTGCGCGCCATCCCCGATGAGATCCAGGAGGCCGCGTTCATCGACGGATGCAGCCGCATCGGGTTCTTCTGGCGGATGGTGCTGCCGCTCTCGCTCCCGGGAGTCATCACCACCGGCATCCTGGCGTTCATCGGCAGCTGGAACGGCTACCTGCTGCCGCTGTTCATCCTCAACGATCAAGCCGCGTACACGCTGCCGCTCGGCGTGCAGTCGTTCGCATCCCAATACTCCGTGGACACCGCGAAAGTGCTCGCATTCACATCGCTGTCGATGATCCCGGCGCTGATCTTCTTCAGCCTGTTCGAGCGGCGCATCGTGGGAGGGCTGACCGGTGCAGTCAAGGGCTGATGCGGTCGCCGTCGCGACACCCCACGTCGACGAGAACGAGAAAGAGAACATGATGTTGCAGCCCGCAGGCTCCGCGCCGCACTCCCCCCGCGTCGAGGCGCTCCTCGCCCGCATGACCCTGGAAGAGAAGCAGGCGCAGCTCGTCGGCTTCTGGGTCGACCAGGGCGTCGAGGTGGTCGCCCCGATGTCGGGCGAGAAGAAGAGCTCGACGCGCTACGAGGATGCCTCCGCGCATGGCATCGGTCACCTCACCCGCGTGTACGGCACCCGACCCGTCGACCCCGTCGAGCGGGCGGCCTGGCTGTGGACCGAGCAGCGCCGACTTCAGCAGCAGACGCGGCTGGGCATTCCGGCGCTCGTGCACGAGGAGTGCCTGACGGGTCTCGCCGCGTGGAAGGCGGCGACCTTCCCGACGCCGCTGGCGTGGGGGGCGGCCTTCGACCCCGAGCTCGTGGAGGAGGTCGGTCGGGCCATCGGCTCGTCGATGCGGTCCCTCGGCATCCATCAGGGCCTGGCTCCGGTGCTCGACGTCATCCGCGACCCCCGCTGGGGTCGGGTCGACGAGTGCATCGCCGAAGACCCCCTGGTCGTCGGCCGGGTGGGCACCGCATATGTCCGCGGCCTGCAGTCCGAGGGCGTGCACGCGACCCTGAAGCACTTCATCGGATACTCCGCCTCGAAGGCCGGACGCAACCACGCGCCCGTGAGTGCAGGCCTGCGTGAGATCGAGGACGTGCTGCTTCCGCCGTTCGAGATGGCGATCCACGAGGGCGGTGCACGCAGCGTCATGAACTCCTACGTCGACATCGACGGTGTGCCCGTCACCGCCGACGCGCGCTATCTCACCGGCATCCTGCGCGATCGCTGGGGATTCGACGGCGTTGTCGTGTCGGACTACTTCGCGGTCGACTTCCTGCACAGCATGCATCGGGCCGCCGCCGACTCGGCCGACGCCGCTCGGCTCGCGCTCACCGCGGGAATCGACGTCGAGCTGCCCTCGCCCGATGCCTTCGCCACCCTCGCCGAGCAGGTGCGCGACGGTCGGCTCCCCGCCGAGATCCTCGACAGGGCGGTGGGGCGGGTGCTCGCGCAGAAGGAGGAGCTCGGATTGCTGGATGCCGACTTCACCACCCCTCCGACGGCCGTCGACCTGGACCCGGCCGAGCACCGAGCGCTCGCTCGGCGCCTCGCCGAGGAGTCGATCGTGCTGCTGAGCAACGACGGCGCACTCCCCCTCGCACCGACGACGACCTCGCGGATCGCAGTGGTCGGTCCCAACGCCGACAGCGCCGAGGCGCTGATGGGCTGCTACTCGTTCGTCAACCACGTGCTCGCCCATCACCCCGACACCCCCGCGGGCATCGATCTGCCGACGGTCACCGCATCGCTGCGCCACGAGTTCCCTGCAGCCGAGATCACCTCGACGATCGGGTGCGAGGTCGACGGCTCCGACCGCTCCGGCATCCCCGCCGCGGTCGAAGCCGCCGCTGCGGCCGACGTCGCGATCGTCGTCGTGGGCGACCGCGCCGGCCTCTTCGGACGAGGCACGGTCGGCGAAGGCAACGACGTCGACGACCTCGAACTCCCCGGCATCCAGCGAGAGCTGGTCGAGGCTGTCGTCGCGACGGGCACTCCGGTGATCCTGATCGCGATGACCGGGCGTCCCTACGTGCTCGACTGGGCGCTGCCGGCTCGCGCGGGTGCCGCAGGGACCATGACCGGGCTCGGAGCGGTCGACGCGTCGGCCTCCGCGAACGCGGTGTCTGCGGGGATCCCCGCAGCGGTGCTGCAGACGTTCTTCCCCGGCGAGGAGGGCGGTCCCGCTCTCGCACGGCTGCTGAGCGGCCGCGTCGCACCGTCCGGGCGGCTGCCGGTGTCGCTGCCGCGGTCGGCCGGGGCACAGCCGTACTCGTATCTGCACCCCGTGCTCGGCGGACGCACGGATGTCACGAGTGCCGATTCGACTCCGGTGCGGCCCTTCGGCTTCGGCCTGAGCTACACGACCTTCGCGCACGACGCACTCACGGTTCCCGAGTCGGTCGCCGCGGGCGAGACTTTCCGGGTGACGGTGCGGGTGCGCAACACGGGTGCGGTCGCGGCGACGGATGTCGTGCAGCTGTATGCGCACGACGAGGTCGGGAGCGTGACCCGCCCGCTCGCCCAGCTGCTGGACTTCCGGCGGGTCGCGCTCGCGCCCGGTGCCGACGCGCTCGTCGAGTTCGACGTGCCGATCGACCGGCTCGCCTTGACGGGGCTCGACGGCGTCAAGCGGGTCGAGCCCGGCGCCATCCGCCTCTGGGTCGGTGCCGCCTGCGACGACGAGGAAACGGTGGCGCGCCTCGAGATCGTGTGAGGGTCAGCTCCGCACGGCCGCGATGAACGCGCTCACGTGCTCCTGCAGCTTGAGGATGCGCAGCTCGCGCGCGAGTTCGCGGTCGTAGCCGTCGTAGGCCAGCGGCGGCAGCATCCGCACGTTCTGCGAGCATCCGAATTCCGCGCAGACGAGGTTGCCGATGCTGTCGCCCTTGCGACCGGCCGGACCGGCCTTGCGGGCGACGTAGAGCTGCACGTCGTGGCGCAGGGTGACGTCCTCGCACCACGAGCACTGGGCTCGCGAGATCACGCGCTGCTCGGCGCGCTGAAGGAACACCCCGGTGACGACGTCATCGACCCACGCGACGACGTACGAGCGGCGAGGCAGCTTGGGGTCGACCCAGCCGAGGTAGTCGAGCTTCTCGAAGTCGAGATCGGCGAAGCCGGCGGGCAGCGTGAGGTCGGAGACCTCCTTGCGGGAGGCGTTGATGAAGGAGGCGCGCAGGGTGCGCTCGTCGATGGGACGCATGAGAGAGGTGCTTTCGTGTGAGCCGCGGACCGCGGCGGAGGAAGAGAGTGGGAGAAGGCATCCGAGCGGATGCGGGGTACGACGCGGCTCCGGGGCGGGATGTTCCGCCTCCGGCCGATCGTCAGCCTCTGTCCGTGGCGCTGAACGCGCCCACGGCTCCCCACTGCGCTCTATCCGGGATCCGGAGAGCACTCTTCGACAACAGCACCCGGCGAGTCTACGCCCGTTTGTTTCACACCGTGTCGGTGCGGGTTCCGTCTCTCGTGAGGCCGACCTACTCTTGCCGGAACGTCCGCTCACGAAGGAGACCACCGTGTCCACGCCGCTGAACCACCTTTCGCCCCTCTCGGTGCGTGAGCGTTCTGCGTGCATGTGCCGACACGGATTCGCCTGCTCCTCGTTCGCGGCGGGTCACGCGCTGCACCTGATCCAGGCGCGCATCGCCTCGGCGACGTCCGCCGAGTGGGCCGACGCGATCGTCGAGCATGCCGACGCCGCGTCCGGAGACCTGCTCGTGCGCACGCTCGACGGAACGTCACACGCTCTGTGGAACGCCTCGGGTGCGGCGCTCGAGGCTCCTGCGGGCACGCCGATCGCGCTGCACGTGCGTTACGGCGTGCTGGCCGTCGGCCGCACGCAGTTCAACGTCGCAGTCGGCTGAGCGCGTTTCGTCTCGGGCGGCTTCGCCGTCCTCGCTCAACGACCGGGGACGATGCGGGGACCGCTCAGGCGGTCGCCATCATCATGTCCTTGACGGCCATGCACGAGTCCATGCAGTCCTTGCAGGCCTGAGCGCACATCTTGCAGACCTCGCTGTGGTCGGCGTGCTGCATGCACTCGTCCATGCACGTCTGGCACATGGCGATGCAGGCGTCGAGCATGGCCATCATCGACGCGGGGGTCATGCCCTGCATCCGCATCATCGACCGCATCATCGTGTTGCACATGTCGGCGCAGTTCATGCACGCCGGCGAGCAGTCCATCATCTGGGTCGAGCACACCGTGCACGCCTGCTCGCAGGCCGAACA
Coding sequences within:
- a CDS encoding FBP domain-containing protein produces the protein MRPIDERTLRASFINASRKEVSDLTLPAGFADLDFEKLDYLGWVDPKLPRRSYVVAWVDDVVTGVFLQRAEQRVISRAQCSWCEDVTLRHDVQLYVARKAGPAGRKGDSIGNLVCAEFGCSQNVRMLPPLAYDGYDRELARELRILKLQEHVSAFIAAVRS